The DNA segment GGACAGGGACACAATTAAGCCCCAGTGTGGCGCGGCGCAGGCCGGCCCGCACCTCAGACTGCGTAAGTTCCTGTTCTTCAAGGTATTGTTCCATAATCCGGTCGTCCACTTCCGCCAAGGCCTCGATCATGGCCTCGCGGGCCTTTGAAACCTCATCTTCAAGATCAGAGGGGACTTCCTCAATCCTAAAATGAGCGCCCAAGGTTGTTTCGTCATAGATCACGGCTTTATTTTCTATCAGGTCAATAAGTCCTATAAATTTGTCTTCAGACCCTAAAGGGAGCTGGAGCAAGATCGGAAAGGCCTTCAAACGCTCCTTCATCTGGGTCAAACATCTTTTGTAATCAGCCCCGATGCGGTCCATTTTATTGATAAACGCGATACGAGGCACCCCGTATCGTTCAGCCTGCCGCCAGACGGTCTCAGATTGAGGCTCAACCGCACCGACGGCGCAAAATATGGCCACCATTCCGTCAAGCACTCTTAAGGAACGCTCGACCTCAATTGTAAAATCTACATGCCCCGGCGTATCAATGATGTTGATGCGATGCTTTCTCCAGAAGCTGGTTGTGGCGGCCGAGGTGATGGTAATACCTCTTTCCTGCTCCTGCTCCATCCAGTCCATGACGGCTTCACCATCATGAACCTCACCCATCTTATGCGAAACACCAGTATAATAAAGAATCCGTTCTGTAGTCGTGGTCTTGCCAGCATCTATGTGGGCGGCAATGCCAATATTACGGATTCTCTCTAATGAAACGACACGGGACAACGGAAGGTCAAACCCTACCAGCGATAATGAGCAAAGGCCTTGTTCGCCTCAGCCATGCGATGGGTATCCTCCTTCTTTTTTACCGCGCCGCCGCGACCTTGAGCCGCATCCATTAACTCGGCCGCAAGCTTGGTCACCATGCCTTTCTCACCCCTGGCCTTGGCATGTTGAATTAACCAGCGGATGCTCAAGGCCAATCGCCTTTCCGGACGAACCTCAATCGGTATCTGGTAGGTCGAACCACCGACGCGCCGGCTCTTAACTTCCACCACCGGTCTGACATTCTCCACAGCCTGCTCGAAAATTTTAATCGGGTCCTCCTTGGTCTTGGCGGCAACCTGATCCAGGGCCCGGTACATAATTGTTTCAGCCAGGCTTTTCTTGCCACGACGCATAATACCGTTGACAAATCTTGCCACCAGCTGATTGTTATATTTTGGATCCGGTATGACCTCTTTCTTTAGAACTTCTTTCCGCCTAGGCATGAATCATCCTTTACTTGGGCCGTTTAGTTCCATATTTACTTCGACTGCTCCGGCGGTCCTGAACACCGATGGTATCCAATGTTCCCCGGATAACATGGTAGCGCACTCCGGGCATATCCTTAACCCGTCCTCCTCGAATAAGCACGACCGAGTGCTCCTGGATATTGTGCCCCTCTCCCGGGATATAAGTAGTCACCTCGATACCATTGGTCAACCTGACCCGGGCCACCTTTCTCAAGGCCGAATTAGGTTTCTTCGGCGTCTTGGTGTAAACGCGGATACAAACGCCCCTCTTTTGAGGGCAGCCTTTAAGCGCGGGGGTAGTGGCCTTTTTACGCTGCTTCGTTCTCCCCTTGCGAACTAACTGATTGATTGTAGGCATTAAACCTTAACCTCTAATTTTCATCCCTCATAGTAAGACCCTCAGAGGGCCGTCATCCTTCCCAGCGGGAGGTGGCCCGGTAAGGGCCGCAATGTATTTCGGCAGTTTTCACAACCACTAAAACGGTTGAACTTACTCTAAATTACCTTTTTATGTCAAGGGTTTTTTCGTAATCCGCCGTTAATTTCCCTAAATAATTTTTCCCAAACAAGTCAAGGCAGACCAAGTATACCAACCGGCCACCATATCTTCCTTCGATACTTTCCCTTTTCGGAGAAACACTTGACCCTAATCCAGGGCTTCAGTTTCTTTTTTTTCTCCTAATTTACGGTACTTAGACAAACCAGAGCCTGCCGGAATGAGACGACCCATGATAACATTCTCCTTTAAACCCATGAGCCGATCTATTTTACCGGCAATGGCCGCCTCGGTTAGAACCTTGGTTGTTTCCTGGAAGCTCGCAGCTGAAATGAAACTCTCGGTCGTCAAGGAGGCCTTGGTGATACCAAGCAGCAGCGGTTCGCCCATGGCCGGGTTTTTCTTCTGGGTCACCATCAACTCATTGACCTCCTCGAAACGATATCGTTCGATGTGTTCACCGATGAGGAAATCGGTATCACCCGGATCAGTGATGCTCACCTTCCGCAACATCTGCCGGACAATGACCTCGATGTGCTTGTCATTGATTTGCACTCCCTGGAGGCGATAGACTTCCTGGATCTCATCCACCAGATACTTGGCAAGCTCCTTCAGCCCGCGGATGGCCAGGATATCGTGCGGATTGGCCGAACCGTCCATCAGGGCTTCACCGGCCCTGACGTAGTCTCCTTCATGAACCGTGATGTGTTTTCCTCTGGGGATAAGGTATTCCTTTGGTTCACCCACATCTGGAGAAACGACGACTGTACGTTTGCCTTTTGTCTGTTTGCCATAGGAAACCATCCCGTCAATCTCACCGATAATGGCATGCTCCTTGGGCTTACGCACCTCGAAGAGCTCGGCCACCCGAGGCAGACCGCCAGTGATATCCTTTGTTTTTGTCGTTTCCCGTGGAATCTTGGCCAGGATATCTCCGGCCTCGATCTGATCTTTTTCCTGAACCATGATAATGGCGTTCAGCGGGAGAGAATAACGGGCCGCAACGCCATGGGCGTTTTTCTTGACCCGGTTACCGGCGTCGGTGATAGTAATCC comes from the Deltaproteobacteria bacterium genome and includes:
- the rpsG gene encoding 30S ribosomal protein S7 produces the protein MPRRKEVLKKEVIPDPKYNNQLVARFVNGIMRRGKKSLAETIMYRALDQVAAKTKEDPIKIFEQAVENVRPVVEVKSRRVGGSTYQIPIEVRPERRLALSIRWLIQHAKARGEKGMVTKLAAELMDAAQGRGGAVKKKEDTHRMAEANKAFAHYRW
- a CDS encoding 30S ribosomal protein S12 translates to MPTINQLVRKGRTKQRKKATTPALKGCPQKRGVCIRVYTKTPKKPNSALRKVARVRLTNGIEVTTYIPGEGHNIQEHSVVLIRGGRVKDMPGVRYHVIRGTLDTIGVQDRRSSRSKYGTKRPK